CGCCCCGGCACACTACGCACCACACTGGCCCGTAAAGGCAAACGCGTGAATGTTTCAATATGCAATGAATTTCAACAAGATATGTGGGATACATACGAAGATATATATGCGAATAGCTGGAAACCGTCCGAAGGCAATCCGGCGTTTCTAAAACAATTTGCCCAAACGGAATCTGCTGCCGGGCGCCTAAGGTTAGGCATTGCGCATCATGATAATCGTCCGGTTGCAGCACAATTCTGGACTGTCGAAAACGGCACCGCCTACATTCACAAACTTGCACATCGCGCGGATGCGCAAAAGCTTTCGCCGGGGACGACCCTGACGGCCGCGCTGATGGAGCATGTGATCGATAACGACCGGGTCGAACTCGTCGATTTCGGCACCGGGGATGACACATACAAGTCCGACTGGATGGAAGAGGTGCGGCTCCGGTTTCGACTGGATTGTCATAACCCCACGCGTGTTGCGAGTTGGCCGCACATCGCACGCGCCGCGTTGCGGCGTCTTGCAAGCGGCACATCTGCTAGCTAGGGGGCGAAGCCAAGGGAACCATATGGCGAAAGAACAACCCATTCGCGACACATCGGATAAAAGCGCATCCAGCGTACCAGCCCTGCAAGGCAGCGCCACCGACGCGAGCCTTCGGCGTGTGCTGTCTGACGTTCTCGGTATCGATGCGGAAAAAGTCGCCGCTTTCACTGCTGAAACAGGGCTTTTCGGCCACTTGCCCGAGCTTGACTCAATGGCGGTTGCGACCCTTCTTACTGAAATGGAAGACCGGTTCGATATCGTGATCGATGACGACGAGGTCGATGGCGAGTTGCTCGAAACCTATGGCGCGCTGCTCGCATTCGCCGAGTCGAAGCGTTCCAGGGGCTGAACGGCATACGTGATTGCATCGTGGCCTTGCCCGACAGACACTGCCGAGCCGCGGACCGAATATGCATTCACTTTCGATCGCGGGCGCCCTGCCCGGCTCTTGATCCTGCCGGCCCTGTTCGATGAAGGGCACAAGCTCCGGCGCCTGACGCTGGATGTTATGAGGCAGTTGGACAACAGCGGGATCGACAGTTTTCTGCCCGACCTGCCCGGTAGCAATGAAAGCTTGGTATCGCTCGGCACTGTGTCGTTGGCGGACTGGCATAACGCAGTTTCAAACGCTCGACGCTTCTTCGGCCCGACCCATCTGTTGACCCTGCGCGCAGGGGCAGTGCTGACCCCACCCGATATCACAGGATGGAGTTACGCTCCGATTTCCGGTGCGATGGCGCTCCGTCACCTGCTTCGGGCGCGCATTGTGGCCTCTCGCGAGGCTGGCCTGACCGAAACCATGGAATCCCTGCAAGCTGCAGGCACAGCAACCGGGATTGACCTTGCAGGCTATCGCATGGGGCCCGGCCTGTTTTCAGGCCTGCAAGACGCGCAAGCGCCACAAGATGGCAGATTGACGCCAATTGCCCAGGATCAAATCGGGGGCAGCGGGTTGTGGTTGCGGGCAGAGCCGGATGAATCCCCTTCGCAAGCCCATGCGCTTGCGACACTGATAGCCGGAAATCTCGCCGCATGAACCGTAGCCACCTCCTGTTCGGGTGCGAGGGCGAACAACTCGCGGGCACTCTCGATGCCGCCGTAGGGAGTGTCGGCCTGCTCATGGTTTCCGGAGGAAACGAACTGCGGTCGGGGGCATTCTCCGGACAGGCCCAGATCGCCGCCAAAATCGCCGCAAGTGGCTTTCCCGTCTTTCGCTTTGACCGGCGCGGGGTCGGTGACAGCAGCGGTGCGAATGGTGGATTCCGCAGCAGCGGGCCAGACCTTGCCGCTGCCCTTGCGCAGTTTCGCATCGCCCAGCCAAAGGTCCGCCGGATCGTCGGCTTTGGCATTTGCGATGCCGCCAGCGCGCTCGTCCTGCATGGCGATCTCAGGCTCGACGCGCTGATTCTTGCCAACCCCTGGACGATCGAGGATGCGGACGCCCTTCCTCCCCCCACGGCGATCCGTTCACGATATGCGCAAAAACTGCGCAACCCTGCGGAAATATGGCGCCTGCTCACCGGCAAGGTATCGCTAAAGGGGTTGTTCCATGGCGTATTAGCGGCAATAGCTCCGCCCCGCCCCGTCAGTTCCCTCGCAGCAGAGGTCGCAAAAGGCATTGCAGCATGCAACGCGCCGGTTCACCTCCTGCTGGCTGGCCGGGACCGGACGGCACAAATCTTTGAATCGGAGTGGCCCGCCGGCGACCCGCGCATTGCCAGATGCCCCAACGCGAGCCACGCATTCGCGGAAGAAGAATCAAAAATTTGGCTTTTTAATCAAATTATTGAGGTGTTGATCGCACAAACAGACTGACAAGCTCAACATGCGTCGACCAGCGGAACTGCCCCACCGGTCGAAGCTGGGCCAGCTGATAACCCCCACCTGCCAGAATAGCGGCATCACGGGCCCAACTTATGGGATTGCAGCTAACATACACGATCCGTTCAACCGTGCTTTCCGCCAGAAGCTTGACCTGTTCACGTGCGCCCGCGCGCGGGGGATCGAGCAGGACGGCATCGAACCGGTTCAATTCATCCGGCTGCAACGGATTACGGAACAAATCACGATGCATCGCATGGACGGGTTTCTGCAAACGGCTGGCCGCCGCCTTGCACGCCAGATGGGCATCCTGCGCCGCTTCCACGGCGAGCACTTTGGTCGGCTCGGCCAGCGCGAAGGCAAATGTTCCCAATCCGGAGAAAAGATCGGCAATCGTGCGTGCGCCCGTTAGCCACGCGCGTGCCGATGCCGCCAACGCGGCCTCTCCATCGGCCGTCGCCTGAAGAAATGCACCGGTTGGAAAGCCCACGGGCACGTCCGCCAGAGATACCGTGACCGGTTCCGGCTCCCACATGGCTTCCGGGCCATAGCCCATATCCAGCGTCAGCCGGGCAAGGTTCCGTTCGCGGGCGAAATCGAGCAACCCCTCGGTTTCGGCCAGCCCCTCCACCGTCAGCCCTTTAATACCGACATCAACACCCTGATCAGTCAAAGTCAGAGTGATGTCGATCGCGTACTTCCCCTTTCTCCGGGCCAGCAGCGCACGCAGTGGCCCGACCTGGGCAAACAATTCCGGCGCAAGGATGTGGCACTCCTGCAATCCGATCAGACGATGCGATTTCGCTTCCCTAAAGCCGATAAGCGGACCTGCACCACCATTCACGGCATGCAATGTGGCGCGTCTGCGGCTGTATGGTGGTGACAGATGCGCCGGTTCCATCACGACCGGTGTCAGCCCCTGCCCTTGCGCGGCATAGGCCACACGCTCAGTCACGAACCGCGACAGGACCACATCATCCGCATGCTGCAGTTCGCACCCCCCGCATGATCCGAAATGGCGACACGGTGGCACGATATGATGCGGGCCGGGTTGCACCGTTCCATCGTCAAGAACCCGATCACCCGGTACCGTTCCGGCAAAATGGCGGCCGTCGGACGTGGCGCCGTCCCCCTTAGCCGCGATGCGGACAATCTCGACATCTTCAATCATAGGAAACTCTTACAAACATGATGCATAAGATGCAGAAATATGTGCAATTAGTCCTTCGGCGCTAAAGGCCGGAGCGGCTCTCCTCGCGCTTTCACCATGCAGCCAGACGGCCTCGCACACAGCGGTTAGCGGATCTGTCCCCGCAGAAAGACGGCTGACAATCAGTCCGGCAAGAACATCGCCCGTTCCAGCCACGGATAGCCAGCTTGTCGCCGGCGGGGCCACGACGATTCGTCCATCCGGCACCGCAATCACCGTATCGGGGCCTTTGGCAACAATCACCATGTCGCTCGCTGCAGCCAGCGCCTTGGCTGTCTGCAACTTGCATTCCCCTGCCACACCGTAAAGCTTCGCAAGCCGGGCAAGTTCGCCTTCGTGTGGAGTCGCGATGACAATGCCACGCTGGCCTGCCAGCATCTGCGGTTCCAGCAACATGAGCGCATCAGCATCCAGAACCAGAGGACCACGCCACCGGAGCACAGCCCGCAACCGTTCAACCATGGCTTCTGATCGTCCCATTCCCGGCCCGATCAGAACCGCCCCGATCCGCGCATCGTCCAGCACTTGATCCAGAGGATACGCCACGGTCACAAGATCGGCAGGACATTGGGGGAGGACCGCAGCGGTCGCCAGCTTCACATAGCCAGCCCCGCCCGCCATCGCAGCCTTGCTGGCCAGCAATGTGGCCCCAGGCATCTCTCCGGCCACTACGAGCACCAGCCCTCGCGTATATTTGTGCGCATCGAGGGCGGGAACGGCCAATGCAGGCCTGCCCATCAGTTGCCCTGCCCCGTCCACCGCATCGACACCGATGGGAACAAGGCGGCGCTCGCCCATCATCGCGGCTGATGGCATCAGCCAATGTGCATATTTCCACGCACCCAGCGCCAATGTGACGTCGCACCTTGGCAGATCGCTGTTCAACGGCAATCCCGCATCGCCATCCACCCCGCTGGGCATGTCGATGGCGATCAGCCTGTCATGGCTCGCCGCGAGATCGCCAAGCAGAGCTATCGCCGCCGGTTCCAGAGGACGGCTAAGGCCACTGCCAAACAGGCAATCGACGAGAACATCGCCTTTGGGCCCGGCATCTGCCGGTAGGACTGGGCCAGCAAATGCGGCGCGGGCATCACGGGCTGCAGAGGTTGCGGGATCAGACAGGGATACGACTGTGACATCGCCCCCTCGTGATCGCAAATGTTCTGCGATTACATAGCCATCGCCCCCATTATTCCCAGGACCACACAAGACAGTCACAGCACGATGACCGGCGATGCGCCAGAGATATTCGGCCCCGCCGCAACCGGCTGTGCGCATCAGACTGTCGACAGTTTCTCCGGCGTCGATCAGCGCCTGTTCCGCTGCGCGCATCTGGGCAACCGTCAGAATCTGATCAGGGTTGGGCATCGTGTTTCGCCAGGGTGACAGGGAAACGATAGCGATCTGCCTCCACCGCCAGTTCGAGCGTTTCGCCGGACAGGGTAGTGCGTGCCGTTACCGCGCCATCGGCCACGGCAAGACCATGCCCATCGTTCAGCACTTCAAATCGCCGGAAGCCACCGTCTGGATGACGCACGGTCAACAACAACACCTCACCATGTCGACTGCGTTCCACTGCGCAATCGGCTGCGAAATCGGACGCACCATTCAGGGCGCAATCGAGACTTTCCGCGTCGGTGGCTGCAAGTGGGTACCCGTCACCGGAGGAGCAGGCCGAAAGCATCAGCAAGCCCCCCAGGCCGGCCAG
This genomic window from Caenibius tardaugens NBRC 16725 contains:
- a CDS encoding hydrolase 1, exosortase A system-associated; the encoded protein is MNRSHLLFGCEGEQLAGTLDAAVGSVGLLMVSGGNELRSGAFSGQAQIAAKIAASGFPVFRFDRRGVGDSSGANGGFRSSGPDLAAALAQFRIAQPKVRRIVGFGICDAASALVLHGDLRLDALILANPWTIEDADALPPPTAIRSRYAQKLRNPAEIWRLLTGKVSLKGLFHGVLAAIAPPRPVSSLAAEVAKGIAACNAPVHLLLAGRDRTAQIFESEWPAGDPRIARCPNASHAFAEEESKIWLFNQIIEVLIAQTD
- a CDS encoding phosphopantetheine-binding protein is translated as MAKEQPIRDTSDKSASSVPALQGSATDASLRRVLSDVLGIDAEKVAAFTAETGLFGHLPELDSMAVATLLTEMEDRFDIVIDDDEVDGELLETYGALLAFAESKRSRG
- a CDS encoding bifunctional ADP-dependent NAD(P)H-hydrate dehydratase/NAD(P)H-hydrate epimerase, coding for MPNPDQILTVAQMRAAEQALIDAGETVDSLMRTAGCGGAEYLWRIAGHRAVTVLCGPGNNGGDGYVIAEHLRSRGGDVTVVSLSDPATSAARDARAAFAGPVLPADAGPKGDVLVDCLFGSGLSRPLEPAAIALLGDLAASHDRLIAIDMPSGVDGDAGLPLNSDLPRCDVTLALGAWKYAHWLMPSAAMMGERRLVPIGVDAVDGAGQLMGRPALAVPALDAHKYTRGLVLVVAGEMPGATLLASKAAMAGGAGYVKLATAAVLPQCPADLVTVAYPLDQVLDDARIGAVLIGPGMGRSEAMVERLRAVLRWRGPLVLDADALMLLEPQMLAGQRGIVIATPHEGELARLAKLYGVAGECKLQTAKALAAASDMVIVAKGPDTVIAVPDGRIVVAPPATSWLSVAGTGDVLAGLIVSRLSAGTDPLTAVCEAVWLHGESARRAAPAFSAEGLIAHISASYASCL
- a CDS encoding class I SAM-dependent RNA methyltransferase, whose product is MIEDVEIVRIAAKGDGATSDGRHFAGTVPGDRVLDDGTVQPGPHHIVPPCRHFGSCGGCELQHADDVVLSRFVTERVAYAAQGQGLTPVVMEPAHLSPPYSRRRATLHAVNGGAGPLIGFREAKSHRLIGLQECHILAPELFAQVGPLRALLARRKGKYAIDITLTLTDQGVDVGIKGLTVEGLAETEGLLDFARERNLARLTLDMGYGPEAMWEPEPVTVSLADVPVGFPTGAFLQATADGEAALAASARAWLTGARTIADLFSGLGTFAFALAEPTKVLAVEAAQDAHLACKAAASRLQKPVHAMHRDLFRNPLQPDELNRFDAVLLDPPRAGAREQVKLLAESTVERIVYVSCNPISWARDAAILAGGGYQLAQLRPVGQFRWSTHVELVSLFVRSTPQ
- a CDS encoding GNAT family N-acetyltransferase, coding for MIAVSYHDSMDVLQEAKLTPDGPFNRLEWFKNITQLDVNNDLFLCVASGGEAISALPLRKSHGRLDSFINWYAFIWRPLASDTEASLSLLQALAQNLRKRVSRIVLSPLPDEDNTATMLEQAFRTAGWFVQRQACDINHVLRINGRSYAAYLAERPGTLRTTLARKGKRVNVSICNEFQQDMWDTYEDIYANSWKPSEGNPAFLKQFAQTESAAGRLRLGIAHHDNRPVAAQFWTVENGTAYIHKLAHRADAQKLSPGTTLTAALMEHVIDNDRVELVDFGTGDDTYKSDWMEEVRLRFRLDCHNPTRVASWPHIARAALRRLASGTSAS